The window GTAGAGGATGGGGCAGAGGAAAAGGCTGGGGAGCCAGGCTCGGTTACTGCCCATGGACGGGTAGGCCAAGCAGAAGGGCCCTCCGCTGGTTCTACGGCTGGTGGTGAGGCCTTTTCCTTTAATTTCTGGAGGCATTGACATGCCACGCGGAATGGGTAGAGGTTATGGGAGAGGGGGTTATTACGGCAGGAGGGCTTATCCCTTCGGGGGCTTTTACGGGATTCTTGACCTGTTAATCCTGCTCGGAATACTGTACTTCCTGTTCAAGCTGTTCCTCGTTGCCCTGCCGTATGCCCTCGGTCTGGTAGTCCTCCTCCTCATCAGGTCACTCCTCAGAAACAGGAGCTTCGGTTTTTGCGGGCCTTTTTGAGCCTATGCAAAATTTTTTTAAGTTCGGGCTATCTAATACAGCCGGAGGTGGTGGAAAATGAGGATTATCGTGTCCACAGTGAGTGGTGGCCTTGACGACCGCGTCAATCAGGCCTTTGGGCGGACTCCAACCTTCACGATAGTTGACGTTGACGAAAACGGCAAGATAGTGAATGTTCAGGTCGTTCCAAACCCCGGCTACTCCCAGCCGAGGGGGGCGGGCGTTACCGCGGCTCAGTTTGTCATAGACCAGGGAGCCGATGCTGTCATAGCGGGCCAGTTCGGGCCAAACTCATACGGAGTCCTCCAGACTGCGGGAATAAGAATGTTCTCCGCACCACCAACTATGACGGTTAGGGAGGCAGTAGAGGCCCTTCTGCGCGGAGAACTGCAACCCGGAATTCAGGGAGGAGCGGGAATGGGGCCCGGCAGGGGCATGGGCAGGGGACGAGGCATGGGTCGTGGATGGGGACGCGGCGGCTGGTAAGGGTTGATTTTTTTCTTTTGTTTCTGTAATATTGGTTCACAGTTGGTGTAATAAAAACTGCAAGAAATTGCACACGTAAAATAAAAACTCAAACCTTAATCCTCTTCCAGACCGTTCCCTCAGGTGTGTCCTCAAGCTGGATTCCAAGGTTCCTCAGTTCGTCCCTTATCTTATCGGCGAGGTCAAAGCGCCTCTCCTTTCTCAGCTGGGAGCGGACCTCGACGAGGAGTTCTATCAGTGCCTCCTCGTTTCCGGCCTTCTCTTCCCTGAAGTAGTCCTCGAATATGCCGAAGACCTCGCTGACTGTTTTAAAGAACTCCCACGCTTTTCTCAGAATGCTCTCCTTAGGAGTCTCGACCTCCGTTAGGTAGCGGTTTATGGCGTTGCTGGCCTCGAAGACTGCCTTTAAAGCCTCGGCCGTGTTGAAGTCGTCGTCCATTGCATCATAGAACTTTTTCCTTGCATCTCTGATGGCCTCGTAGGCCTCAAACTCCGGCTTTTCCCAGCGGAAGGAAATCTCCGCTTTTTTCATCGCCACGCGGATGTTCTCAAGGGTGTTGTAAAGCCTCTCAAGGTTGTTCTTGGCGTGTTCAATGCCCTCCTCGCTGTAGTCGAGTGGCGAGCGGTAGTGCCTCTGGAGCACGAAGAGCCTTATCACCTCCGGGTCGTAGCGCTTGAGGAGTTCCCTCACCGTTACGAAGTTGCCGAGGCTCTTGCTCATCTTCTCTCCATTCACCATGAGGAAGCCCGTGTGCATCCAGTAGCGGACCCACTCGTGCCCGAAGCAGGCCTCGCTTTGAGCTATCTCGTTCTCGTGGTGCGGGAAGATTAGGTCGTTACCGCCACCGTGGATGTCGAAGCTCTCGCCGAGGTATTTACTGCTCATGGTGGAGCACTCTATATGCCAGCCAGGTCTTCCCTCGCCCCAGGGGCTTTCCCACTTCGGCTCGCCCGGTTTCGCCTTCTTCCAGAGGGCAAAGTCCTCGGGGTTCTTCTTTCCTTCGCCCGGTTCCACGCGCGCCCCCTTGACGAGGTCTTCGAGCTTTATCTTGCTGAGCTTTCCGTAGTCCTTGAACTTCCTAACCTCAAAGTAAACGCCGTCAGAACCTTCGTAGGCGTAGCCTTTCTCTTGGAGCTTCTTGATGAAGTTTATTATGTCATCCATGTGCTCGGTAACGCGAGGATAGATATCGGCGGGTTTTACCTTCAATGCTCCCATGTCTTCCAGGAAAATCCTGAGAAACTTTTCGGCGAGTTTTTTCGGGTCCTCGCCGGTTTCGTTGGCCCTCTTTATGATTTTGTCGTCTATATCCGTGAAATTCATGACCATAAGAACGGTGTAGCCCCTGTGCTCAAAATAACGCCTGACGACGTCAAAGGCTATGTACGTCCTCGCGTGGCCGAGGTGAGGGTAATCGTAGACAGTCGGGCCACAAACGTACATTCTAACCTCGCCTTCGCGGAGCGGTTTGAACTCCTCCTTCTGCCTCGTGAGGGTGTTGTATATCCTAATCGCCATTCCCACCACCGGGCCCTTTTGGGAGGGGTTTTTTATTAGCTTATCGTTGCGGGAAAGCTTAAAAACCAACTCCACAACTCGGGTTAGAGCCTGAAAAGGGGGTAGTGAAGATGACCAAGGTTGAGAAGGGAGACGTCATAAAGCTCCGCTACACCGGAAGGATAAAGGAGACCGGCGAGATTTTTGACACCACCGATGAGGAGATAGCGAAGAAGGCTGGAATATACAGGGAGGACGGCGTTTACGGGCCCGTCCCGATAGCCGTTGGGGCCGGTCATGTCATAAAGGGTCTTGACGAGGCTCTGGAAGGGCTCGAGGTCGGCAAGAAGTACGAGATTGAGGTTCCGCCGGAGAAGGGCTTTGGAAAGCGCGATAGGAAGCTCATAAAGACGTTCACCCTCGGTCAGTTCAGGAGACAGGGCATAATCCCCTTCCCGGGAATGCCTGTCGAGATTGAGACCGAAGGGGGAAGGAAGCTCAAGGGCAGGGTTCTGACCGTTAGCGGAGGTCGCGTTAGGGTGGACTTCAACCACCCCTACGCTGGCAAGCACCTCGTTTACGAGGTTGAGATTGTCGAGAAGATTGAGGACCCGATAGAGAAGGTCAAGGCCATGATTGAGCTCCGCCTCCCAAGGGTTGACGCGAACAAGGTCATAATCGAGGTCGGCGAGAAGGATGTAGTCGTTGACTTCACCCCTGTTAAGGAAGAGGTTGACAGGGGAACCCTCGCCCTCGGTGAGATTCTCCTCGAGAGCGACCTGAAGTTCCTGGGTTACGAGGAGATAACCTTCAAGCCGAGCGTTGAGGAGCTCCTCAAGCCACCTGAAGCTGAAGAGGAGGCCGAAACCGAGGAAGAGGAGAAGGCCGAAGGTACTGAGGTTACCGAAACCGAAGAGAAAGCTGAAGAGGCTCAGGAAGCCGTTGATGAGGTCGAAGAAACCGAAGAAAAGAGCGAGAGCAAAGAGACTGAAAAGGCAGAAGAGACCGAGGAGAAGGAGGAGAAGCCCAAGAAGACCAAGAGCACCAAGGGCAGGAAGACCAGGAGAACGACCACTAAGAAAACCACGGGCAAGAAGAAAGCCAAGGCTACCGAGGAGAAGTCTGAGTGAAGTTTTTAACCCCCACTTTCAATCTTATTCCTTAGGGGGTGCGCATGGCGAGTCGCTTTGAAGTTCTTCTTCAGGACCTCGGAAGCCGGTTCACAAAGGACGACATACCCAAGATTAGAGACGCACTGCTCGCCCTGAGGCGCGTTATGGAGATTCCAGTTTCTTACCTTAACCCATCGAGTGGCTATCATCCTGTTGTTGTGTTTAAGAAGCGCTTCGGCAGGGTTCAGAAGGAAGTTCCTGTCTCGATACTCGACCTCAAAATCCTGAACCGCTACAACATGCCGGGCTGGAGAAGGGAGGTTGAGTTCTGGCTCGACAACGACGTCGTCATTAGGGAAAACCTCTATGGAATGGAGGCCCTCCTCATAGGCGACCCTCGCGGTTTAAACAGGCTGAGTGACATCATCAGGAGGCTGGCCCAGTATATGAGCGTCCGCCCTTCAAAGCTCGTGCTGTTCTACAACACGATTTACATGGACTACGGCGGTGGGCGATACATCCAGCTCCTCCTAAGGGGTAACGACCTCGAGGTCAGGCTCATAAGGATGAAGCTGAGCGAGGCATCGAGCTACCTGGGGAAAGCCATCGAGTACATGGATTCGGCCTTCGGAAACAAAAACATTGACTTTTACAAGCTCCTCTTTGCCCACGCCTCCGAAACATACAGCTCCTTCGACTGGTTCTTCCACCGCTACATCTATCCGAGGCTGAACCCCGAGCAGAGGGAGTTCCTTGAGGAGATGCAGGACTACAGGAACTTTCTCCGCCTGCTTTACGACCACATCAACAGGCTCAACAAGGACAGGATAGGCGACGAAATTGGAATAAGGGTCATCAGGAGGGCAAACCCAAAGAGACCCCTCGAAATTGGAATTGCCTTCACGAACAGGGGAATAGATGTAAGGCGCTACGTCAACACGGCCCAGATAAACTTCATGGTGTGATACATGGAAAAGAACTTCCTCCTATATCTCGTTCTTCTCCCCCTGAGTTTCGCCCCCTGGTTAATTCCATCTACGTTCTGGGGGCACGTTGCCGTTGTTCTGTTCTTCTACCTCGCTCTTCCTCTCGTGATTTCCAGGGCGCTCGGCTTTTCCCGGGGGGAAGTTGGCCTGACTCTACCGAGGAGAGAAGGGCTTAAGCTCTTTCTTCTCCTCTTTGTTCTCTCGATTCCTCTCAGCATCTACGGGGCAAGGATACCCTCGATGAGGAGCTATTATCCAGTTTTCCACTACTCCGGCCTTACAACCTTCCTCCTCGGTGAGCTCGGGATGGGGTTGATAATGCTCGCCCACGAGGCCTTTTACAGGGGTTTTCTGCTCTTCCCCCTCTCCAGGAAGAACGAATGGCTCGCGATAATCCTTCAGGACATTCCCTATACAATCGTCCACATTGGAAAACCGGGGATTGAGGTGCCCTACGCCTTCATAGCCGGGATAATCTTCGCAAAAATGGATTTGAAAGGAAAGAGCTTCCTGCCGAGCTTCCTTCTTCACTGGCTCGGCTCGGCCTTCTTCGACTTTCTGTGCGCCTCAAGCTTCGCGGTTCCGTAGCCAACGAAGAGCACCTTATCGGGGTCAAGGGCCTTCAGAACCTCAGGCCTGTGGGTGATTATTAACGCCGTTATCCCGGCCTCGCGGATTATTTCTGCGACCTTCTTGGCAACCCTCATGGCCGTAAGCGTGTCGAGGTGAGCTGAAAACTCATCTATAAGGAGGAGGTTGGGCTTCTCGGCCAGGAGCGAGGCTATCTTTGCCCTCTCCTTCTGTCCCGTGCTCAGCTCACTGTACTTTGCCCTGTAGAGAACGGCATCGCTCAATCCAGCCCTGTTGAGGACCTCAACTGCCGCGTTAAGGTCTTTAATCTTTCTGTAAACGTGCTCCAGAATGCTCTCGGAGCCAAAGCTCGGCTCAAATTCACCCGGAATCATTACGGAAACCTTGGCGTTCTCGGGGACATCTATCTCTCCACTGGTAGGTCTAAAGCGCTCCTCCCACCAGCCGTTGGCCGAGCCAAGGATAAGCCTCAGCAGGGTCGTCTTCCCGGCACCGCTCGCTCCAACGACCGCTATCAGTTCGCCGGGCTTTATCTCAAAGTTGAGGTTCCTCAAGACAGGTCTCTGGATAACGCGGTGCCTGACGCCAAAGGCCTTCAAAAGCTCCTGTATCTCCTCAGGCAATCCTTTGATGTCAAGCTCGCTCTCAAATACCTTGGAGACGTTTTTGAAGACTATTGGGCCCTTCAACGGCTCAACCCTTCCGTAGCTCGGGCGCCAGAGCCTCCCATCTTCGGGCGCGTAGGGGTCCTCCTTCAGAAAGCGCTCTATGTACTCCCTGGCCTCTTCCGTGAGGGGATAAAACAGAACGGGCCTTCCGCTGGCAGTTTCCCAGAGGAACTTGAAACCGACCTTCTCGAAGAAGGGGTTGTAGCGCGCCATCTGGGCTATGGTTTCAACTATGTGCTTCCTCTTCCTCATCTCGGGAATCCTTCTCTCCGCTATCCAATCAAGGGCGGACTTAACGCTTAACTGGCCCAGACCGTCGGAGCGGTAGTCGGGGTGAACTACAACTCTGGCTATTCTCGCGCCGGCGGTGTTGGTCTCAGCCAAAGCCTTCCACTTGGCCTTTTCCCAGAGATAGGAGCGGGCTATTCTTTTCTTTCCGTATTTACGCTTCAGCTCCTCGTAGAGTTCCCTCATTATCCTCTCCGGCCAGAAGGCCGGGTGGAACCACTCCTCAGGAAAGACCTTCTCACGTATGTTCTTCTCAACTTTACCGTTCGGTAAACGGCGGTGCATTAGCGGTATCGGGGGGTCAACGCGGACGTAACTTAAAATCCTCGGCTCATACTCCTCCCTCTCAACGAGTTCAAGAATCAGGAAGCGTGAGGCTGGGGT of the Thermococcus sp. genome contains:
- a CDS encoding peptidylprolyl isomerase; amino-acid sequence: MTKVEKGDVIKLRYTGRIKETGEIFDTTDEEIAKKAGIYREDGVYGPVPIAVGAGHVIKGLDEALEGLEVGKKYEIEVPPEKGFGKRDRKLIKTFTLGQFRRQGIIPFPGMPVEIETEGGRKLKGRVLTVSGGRVRVDFNHPYAGKHLVYEVEIVEKIEDPIEKVKAMIELRLPRVDANKVIIEVGEKDVVVDFTPVKEEVDRGTLALGEILLESDLKFLGYEEITFKPSVEELLKPPEAEEEAETEEEEKAEGTEVTETEEKAEEAQEAVDEVEETEEKSESKETEKAEETEEKEEKPKKTKSTKGRKTRRTTTKKTTGKKKAKATEEKSE
- the cysS gene encoding cysteine--tRNA ligase, coding for MAIRIYNTLTRQKEEFKPLREGEVRMYVCGPTVYDYPHLGHARTYIAFDVVRRYFEHRGYTVLMVMNFTDIDDKIIKRANETGEDPKKLAEKFLRIFLEDMGALKVKPADIYPRVTEHMDDIINFIKKLQEKGYAYEGSDGVYFEVRKFKDYGKLSKIKLEDLVKGARVEPGEGKKNPEDFALWKKAKPGEPKWESPWGEGRPGWHIECSTMSSKYLGESFDIHGGGNDLIFPHHENEIAQSEACFGHEWVRYWMHTGFLMVNGEKMSKSLGNFVTVRELLKRYDPEVIRLFVLQRHYRSPLDYSEEGIEHAKNNLERLYNTLENIRVAMKKAEISFRWEKPEFEAYEAIRDARKKFYDAMDDDFNTAEALKAVFEASNAINRYLTEVETPKESILRKAWEFFKTVSEVFGIFEDYFREEKAGNEEALIELLVEVRSQLRKERRFDLADKIRDELRNLGIQLEDTPEGTVWKRIKV
- a CDS encoding NifB/NifX family molybdenum-iron cluster-binding protein; this encodes MRIIVSTVSGGLDDRVNQAFGRTPTFTIVDVDENGKIVNVQVVPNPGYSQPRGAGVTAAQFVIDQGADAVIAGQFGPNSYGVLQTAGIRMFSAPPTMTVREAVEALLRGELQPGIQGGAGMGPGRGMGRGRGMGRGWGRGGW
- the mrtA gene encoding CPBP family archaeomyxosortase MrtA, whose product is MEKNFLLYLVLLPLSFAPWLIPSTFWGHVAVVLFFYLALPLVISRALGFSRGEVGLTLPRREGLKLFLLLFVLSIPLSIYGARIPSMRSYYPVFHYSGLTTFLLGELGMGLIMLAHEAFYRGFLLFPLSRKNEWLAIILQDIPYTIVHIGKPGIEVPYAFIAGIIFAKMDLKGKSFLPSFLLHWLGSAFFDFLCASSFAVP
- a CDS encoding ATP-binding cassette domain-containing protein, which encodes MLVRGKVTGSEIPRFKHRWFGILEVEAEGEKYRLYMTGNVAQWFLSGDEVEIEIISRPKEKEGFKVLDFDDYRLWKFYEGDKIPVWPLFEKEVEAKRYSPLTGELLYTYKIRAREAKYESDFEAIAELEQYHYASQKEKVALWRCENGHIFEANTKQNCPICGAESHILEIKGSTPASRFLILELVEREEYEPRILSYVRVDPPIPLMHRRLPNGKVEKNIREKVFPEEWFHPAFWPERIMRELYEELKRKYGKKRIARSYLWEKAKWKALAETNTAGARIARVVVHPDYRSDGLGQLSVKSALDWIAERRIPEMRKRKHIVETIAQMARYNPFFEKVGFKFLWETASGRPVLFYPLTEEAREYIERFLKEDPYAPEDGRLWRPSYGRVEPLKGPIVFKNVSKVFESELDIKGLPEEIQELLKAFGVRHRVIQRPVLRNLNFEIKPGELIAVVGASGAGKTTLLRLILGSANGWWEERFRPTSGEIDVPENAKVSVMIPGEFEPSFGSESILEHVYRKIKDLNAAVEVLNRAGLSDAVLYRAKYSELSTGQKERAKIASLLAEKPNLLLIDEFSAHLDTLTAMRVAKKVAEIIREAGITALIITHRPEVLKALDPDKVLFVGYGTAKLEAHRKSKKAEPSQ